A single window of uncultured Methanospirillum sp. DNA harbors:
- a CDS encoding metalloregulator ArsR/SmtB family transcription factor — protein MNTYAISREHSGSLSGCDNMVTARCCPADCALREDWEDELNQVKSALEDESVLRMERMLKVISHPLRLKILLMLSNRDQCVCEFIWIFKEPSTLISNHLKILKDAGIIETYYRSNHKIYRFKEDADRTIVTFLHQQWKKNTKQP, from the coding sequence ATGAATACATATGCCATCTCACGGGAACATTCAGGTTCCCTTTCAGGATGTGATAATATGGTAACCGCCCGGTGTTGTCCTGCTGATTGTGCTCTCCGGGAAGACTGGGAGGATGAACTGAACCAGGTGAAATCTGCTCTGGAAGATGAATCCGTTCTCCGAATGGAGCGGATGCTCAAGGTAATCAGCCATCCGCTCAGGCTGAAGATCCTCCTCATGCTGAGTAATCGTGATCAGTGTGTCTGTGAATTTATCTGGATCTTTAAAGAACCATCCACCCTGATCTCCAACCACCTGAAGATCCTCAAAGATGCCGGAATCATTGAGACCTACTACCGGTCAAATCATAAGATTTACCGGTTCAAAGAAGATGCGGACCGGACGATTGTTACGTTCCTCCATCAACAGTGGAAGAAGAATACTAAACAACCATAA